The following nucleotide sequence is from bacterium.
GCGATGCGCCTCGCCCTGCGGCACGTTGGTCGCGGGACAGCCGTTGCAGTCGTCGAAGAAGCTGAGGTGCGTGGCGTCCAGCAGCTTCACGAGGTAGCGCGGCCCCGCCCCCCTCGCGAAGGCCTTCTCCGACTCGGGCGTGAACGGGACGATCTCGTCCTTCTCGGCGCCCTGCACCATGAGCGGAATGCCGAGCGGCGCGATCACGTCGGCGCCGCCCGGCACGTTGGCCATCGCCGCGGTGAAGCGCGTGTCCTGCTGCGCCGACCACAGCGTCGTGAAACCGCCGTACGAGCCGCCGGTGATGCCGATGCCCGTCGGCCGGATGCGCTTCGCGAAGGGCGACGTCCGCGTCGTGCTCTCGGCGAGCACGCTGTCGAGCGTGAAGCGGACGTCGGGCACGCGGTTGCGGGCCGAGTCGGCGAAGGCCTGGAGGCACGCGCCGAAGCCGTCGGCGCGCGTGTTGCCGGGATGCGGCGGCGCGGCGACGATGAAGCCCCAGCTGGCGAGCGCCATCGTCAGGTACGTCGCCTCGTCCGGATCGCCGCAGCTGCCGTGCGAGTAGACGATGAGGGGGAAGCGGCCCTTCTTCACCTTCGCGTCGACGAGTCCGAGCGGCGACGGCGTGCCCGAGCGCTTCACGGTCGGGTACCAGACGCGCGTCGCGAGCACGCGCGGCGCACCGGTCGTCACCGACGTCTTCGTGTACGTGAGCGTCCGCACGCCGACGGCGTAGGGTCCGGGCCTGGTCCAGTCGCGCGCGGCGGCGGACGTCGTGAGGGCGAGGAGGAGGGCGGCGGCAGCGAGGGATGTGTGCATGCGGGGCGGGGACGCCGGAGCGTCCCGACCGTTGTCGCATCGGCGATCGTTGGGCGCCAGAGCAGAAGGCACCTCCCGTCGAGGTTGCCGGCGGGTCCGGATTGGGGGACGAATGCTCCCCCCGTGCTCGGCCTCGACTTCGGAACCACCAACAGCGCCGTCGCCGTCGTCGGTCCGGACGGCCAGCCGATCCTCGCCACCCACGGCGACGGCGACGCGCGCACGGCGACGTTCCGCTCGATCCTCTACGTCGATCCCGAGCTGCCGGGCGAGACGGGCCTGCCGCCGCGGGTCTCGGCGGGGCCGGCGGCGATCCGCGCCTACCTCGAGACCGGTGGGCGCGGGCGGCTCATCCAGTCGATCAAGTCGCACCTCGCGAGCCGCCGCTTCACGGCGACGAGCCTCTTCGGCGTGCAGTACCGGCTGGAGGACCTGATCGCGCTCTTCCTGCGGCCGTTGCGGCTGGCGGCGCGCGAGCAGCTCGGCGCCGCGGTCGACGGCCCGGTCACCGTCGGCCGGCCGGTGCGCTTCGCCGGGGCGCACGAGCCGGACGACGATCGCTTCGCGTGCGACCGGCTGCGCTTCGCCGTCGAGCAGGCCGGCTTCGGCCCGGTCAGCTTCGAGCTGGAGCCGCTCGCCGCCGCGCACCGCTACCGCCAGCGCCTCGACCACGACGAGCTGGTGCTGATCGGCGACTTCGGCGGCGGCACGAGCGACTTCTCGCTCGTGCGCCTCGGCCCGTCGGCGAGCGAGATCCTCGGCGTCGAGGGCGTGGCGCGCGCCGGCGACGCCTTCGACGCGCGTTTGATCCGCCACCTCGCCGCGCCGGGGCTCGGGCTCGGCTCGCTGCGGCGCACGGCCTTCGGGCGCGAGCTGCCCATGCCGACGTGGATCTTCGAGGACGTCGAGCGCTGGGACCGGCTCTCGTTCCTGAAGACGCGCGAGACGCAGGAGACGTTGCGTGCGCTCGAGCACGAGGCGCTGGAGCCGGAGAAGATCGCGGCGCTGCGCCACCTCGTCGAGGACGACCTCGGCTTCCAGCTGCACGGTGCCGTCGAGCGCACGAAGCGCGCGCTGTCGGCGCACGGCGAGGCCGATTTCGCGTTCCGCGATCCGCCGGTCGCGCTGGCGGCCCAGGTGGGGCGCCCCGCGATGGAGGCCTGGATCGCGCCGGAGCTGGAGGCGATCGCGGCGTGCGTCGATCGCGTGCTGGCGGCGGGCGGCGTCGATCGTCGCGACGTCGACGTCGTGTTCCTCACCGGCGGCTCGGCGTTCGTGCCCGCGGTGCGCCGCATCTTCGCGGCGCGCTTCGGCGCCGAGCGCCTGCGCGGCGGCGAGGAGCTGACGACGGTCGCGACCGGCCTCGCGCTGCGGGCGGCGCGGCCGGACGCGTAGCGTCGCCCCCTGACCCCAAGGCCGCTCCGCGGCCTACTCGAGGCGCGGCGCGGGAGTCTGCGTGAAGCCGTCGGGGATCTTCTTCACGTCCGCCGGCGGCGACGCCTTCGAGATCTCGAGCACCTCGGTGGCGTTCAGCAGCTCACCGCCGCCCATGCGCGTCGTCAGCGTGGTGCGCAGCGGCACGCCCTTGATCTGGGCGAGCGCCTTCGTGAGCTGCTCGGCCGGACCCTGGTGCGCGGCGGACTTCGACGACAGCTCGCGCCACTTCGTCATCGCCACCGGCACCGGCATGTCCTCCGTCGACCACACCGTGCCGCTGAACGGGCCGCCCTTCAGGGCGTACTCCTTGGCCGTGTAGCCGGCGATCTTCTCGGTCTTGCCGGTGGGCGTCACCACCACCGGCTCACCCTTCCCGAACATGCCCTCCATCTGCTGGCGGGCCTCGGGCGGCAGCTCGGCCATCTTCTTCTGCACCGCTTCGCCCTGCTTCTGGAGCTCGGCGAAGGTGATCTCGAAGTAGCTCTTCTTGTCCTTGTCGGCGATCGTCATGCGCTCGCCGTCGAGGTCGACGAGCGTGCGCGAGTCCGGGCTCTCGACCACCACGAGCGTGTCGGTGACGTACTGCGTCTCCTCGCGGGTGCGCTGCTCGCCGCCCGAGCCCATGGTCGTGCGCTGCTTGATGACGAGGTCGTCGGCGAGGGCGGGGAGCGCCGTGACGAGCGCGAGGAGGGCGGCGGTGGCGAGGTGTCGCATGGCGCGGGCTCTACCAGTCGGGGTGTGGGGCGTCGAGCCTCACCGTCCCCAGGCGAGGATCAGCTCGGCGGTGCGCTCGGGCGCCTCGAGCGGCATGAAGTGGCCCACGCCCGCGACCTCCGTCAGGGTCGAGCCCGGGCTCGCCGCGACCACCTGCTCGGCGTAGCGCCGCTCCGTCGGCGCCAGCTCGACCACGCGGCGCTCCTCGGCATGGAGCAGCAGGACGGGGATGCGGCCCGCGCCCGCAGCTTCGACGAGGCGCTCGCCGCCGAGCCGGCGCTCGTACACCGCCGCCTCGACGTCGCGCGAGCAGCGCAGCGTGCGGGTGCCGTCGGCGCCGAGCAGCATGCCGTCCTCGACGTAGTGCCGCACCGACTCCTCGGTGCAGCGCGCGAACAGGCGGTTGCGGCGCAGCGTCGCCACCGCCTCGTCGATCGGGCCCGGGAACGTACGCGGCGCCTTCTCGCGCGTGCCCCTCGCCAGCGCGGCGGCGCGCTCGGGATCGGCGGGCAGCAGGACCGGGTCCATCAGCACGAGGCGCCGGAACAGCCCTGGCGACTTCGCGCCCGCGACCAGCGCGCACGAGCCGGTGAACGAGTGGCAGGCGACGAGGTCGACGGGGCCGAGCCGGCGCACGACGCCCGTCAGGTCGTCGGCGAAGCGCTCCCAGGCGTAGGCGTCGAGGTCGGCGGGCACGCTCGAGCGGCCGTGGCCGCGAATGTCCCAGGCGACGACGCGATGGGTGGCGGCGAGGGGGCGCGCCAGCTCGGTCAGCGTGGTCGCGCAGAGGCTGTTGGCGTGCACCAGGAGGGCGAGCGGGCCGCCGGGGGGACCGGCGGTCCAGGCGGCGAGGGAGATGCCGTCGCTCGGCACGAGCGGCTCGGTGGGCGTCAGCACGTCGCTCACTGCGCGACTCCGAGGCCGACCGGGCAGGCGACGCCGGTGCCGCCGTGGCCGCAGTACCCCCACGGGTTCTTTGCCAGGTACTGCTGGTGGTCCTCCTCGGCCCAGTAGAACGTCGGCGCCGGGCGCAGCTCGGTGGTGATGGTCCCGAGACCGGCCTTCGCGAGCGCCGCCTGGTACGCCGCCAGCGACGCCTCCGCCGCCTCGCGCTGCGCCTCGGTCGTCCAGTAGAGCGACGAGCGATACTGGGTGCCGACGTCGTTGCCCTGCCGCATGCCCTGGGTCGGGTCGTGGCCCTCCCAGAAGACCTTCAGCAGGTCGTCGAAGCTCACCTGCGTCGGGTCGTGGACGACGAGCACGACCTCGGCGTGGCCGGTGCGGCCGCTGCACACCTCCTCGTAGGTCGGATTCGGCGTCACGCCGCCGCTGTACCCGACCGAGGTCGAGTACACGCCGGGGGTCTGCCAGAACATCTTCTCCGCCCCCCAGAAGCAGCCCATGCCGAGCTGCACCTGCTGCATGCCGCCGGGGTAGGGCGGCTCGAGCGGCGTGCCGAGCACGTAGTGCTTCGCCGGCACGCGCATGCGCGCGGCGCGGCCGGGGAGGGCTTCCTCGGGAGTGGGCAGGCGGAGCTTGGCGGAGCCGTAGGCCATGGCGCGAAGCTAGCAGCGACGGATCGCTCGGGCCATGCCGCCCGGGGTGCTCGGCGGTCGTCCACGCCCGGTTCGTGTGCCCCGGCCGGCGTCGAGGCGCCGGGCGACGACCGCGCCCGTCGTGTCAGGCGGCGTCGCTGCTGCGGGCGGGCGACGCGGGCAGGCGGCGTGCCGCCGCCGTCGCCAGCACCGCCGCGGCGCCCACGGCGGCGAACCCGCGCACGAGTCCCTCGCGCGTGTCGTTCGCCGTCGCGACCATCGCCCCGAGCACGCCGGCACCGAGCGCCGCGCCGATGACGTTGGCGAGCTGCATCGCCGCCGACGCGGTGCCCTCGCCGCCCTCCGGCGCCTCCTCGAGCACGATGAGGCTGACGGTCGCGTGCGTCAGCCCCATGCCGAGGCCGGCGAGGCTCCACGCCCCCCACACGAACGCGATCGACGCGCTGCCGGCGGCGCTCGCCGCCGCCGCCGCGACGCCGAGCGCGATGACGGCGCACCCGCTCGCGACCAGCGCGCGCCGGCTGCGTGTGCGCACGAGGCGGGCCTGGAGCCATGCACCGGCCGTCCAGGTGAGCGTCGCGCCGGTGAGCGCCAGCCCCGCCGCCGTGGCCGACTGCCCCAGCAGCGCCGTCGCCAGGAGCGGAACACCCGGCTCGGCGCCGAAGAACGCGACGCAGACGAGCCCGACGACGACGATCGCCGCCGGCAGCCCCGGCGCCAGCGTGAACACCCCTGGCGGCATGAGCGGCCGCAGCCCGGCGAGCGCGAGCAGCACGCCGCCCGCCAGGCACGGCAGCAGCGGGCCGCGGCGCTCGAGCCCGACGAGCAGCAGCACGACGCCGGCCGCGAGCACGACGGCGGCGGCGACGCGCCGGGCGGTGTCGGCCTCGGTCGGCACCGCGCGCGGCACGCGCCGCAGCGCCGGCACCGCGAGCGCCGTCGCGACGCCGAGGAGCGGAATCAGTCCGACGAAGATCACGCGCCAGCCGAGATGATCCGCGGCCACGCCTGCGAGCGCCGGCCCGACGAGGCCCGGCACGACCCACGCCGTCGACAGCACGGCGAGCATGCGCGGCCGCGCGTCGGCGGGATAGGCACGGGCGACCACGGCGTACACGACGGCCCACAGGGCGCCGCCGCCGAGCCCCTGGATCGCGCGCGCCGCGATCAGCGTCGGCGTGCCGGTCGCGCTGCCGGCCGCGCCGAGCCCGAGCGCGAACAGACCCATGCCGGCCGCGAACGGCGGCAGCGGGCCGAGGCGATCGATGCCCTGGCCGGCCGCGACCGACGCGACGACGTTGGCGAGGAAGAACGCGCTGAACATCCAGCCGTAGGCGTCGAGGTCGCCGAGCTCGCCGACGACCGCGGGCATCACCGTCGGCACGGCGAGCGCCTCGAAGGCGACCGCGGCCACGGTGAGAACGAGCCCCGCGGTGAGCGGCGCCGTCGCCGCTTCGCGGGCACGGGCGATCGCCTGCGTCCGGGACACGAGGCTTCCTGGCAGACGCCGCCCCGCCAGCCAAGCCGCGCGCGCGGCCTGCGGCTTGGGGCGGTGCGCCGGCGCGGATCACGCCGCGCGTTCGGGTGCGGGCACGACGTCGACCGACACCTGCATCGTGTGGGCGCCGCCGCCGAGGACGACGCCGCGCAGCGGGGCGACGTCGCCGTAGTCGCGGCCCCACGCCAGCGTGACGTGCTGCTCGCCGGCGATGCAGTCGTTGGTCGGGTCGACGTCGATCCAGCCGCCGCCCGGGATGTAGACGCCGAGCCAGGCGTGCGAGGCGTCGGCGCCGACGAGGCGCTCCTGACCCTCGGGCGGCGTCGTCAGGATGTAGCCGCTCACGTAGCGCGCGGGCAGGCCCATGGCGCGCACGCAGGCGATGGCGAGGTGGGCGAAGTCCTGGCAGACGCCGCGGCGGGCGGCGAACACCTCCGCGACCGGCGTCGAGACCGTCGTCGCGTGGGGGTCGTAGGCGAAGTCGGCGTGGACGCGGTGCACCAGGTCGAGCGTGGCGTCGAGGAGCGAGCGGCCCGCCCGGAACGACACGCGGGCCCAGTCGACCAGCTCCTCGCCCCAGGTGACCTGCGGCGACGGAAAGACGAACTGATACGCCGACAGCCCCTCGGCCGTGCGGTCGGTGCGGATGCGGTCGCGCACCTGCTCCCACGGCGGCGCGTCGTCGGGATCGAGCGGGGGGCGCGCGGTGACCTCGACGTCGCTCTTGGCGGTGACGACGAGCTTGCGGTGCGGCTC
It contains:
- a CDS encoding prolyl oligopeptidase family serine peptidase, with product MALASWGFIVAAPPHPGNTRADGFGACLQAFADSARNRVPDVRFTLDSVLAESTTRTSPFAKRIRPTGIGITGGSYGGFTTLWSAQQDTRFTAAMANVPGGADVIAPLGIPLMVQGAEKDEIVPFTPESEKAFARGAGPRYLVKLLDATHLSFFDDCNGCPATNVPQGEAHRLIVRYAVPFFTRYLKNGRAAGRALTKPVAGVELTAEP
- a CDS encoding Hsp70 family protein, translated to MRRRGDDEAPAGERHRQVRRLVRIAAAAVRVDDEGEAALLHLRVDESERRRRARALHGRVPDARREHARRTGRHRRLRVRERPHADGVGSGPGPVARGGGRREGEEEGGGSEGCVHAGRGRRSVPTVVASAIVGRQSRRHLPSRLPAGPDWGTNAPPVLGLDFGTTNSAVAVVGPDGQPILATHGDGDARTATFRSILYVDPELPGETGLPPRVSAGPAAIRAYLETGGRGRLIQSIKSHLASRRFTATSLFGVQYRLEDLIALFLRPLRLAAREQLGAAVDGPVTVGRPVRFAGAHEPDDDRFACDRLRFAVEQAGFGPVSFELEPLAAAHRYRQRLDHDELVLIGDFGGGTSDFSLVRLGPSASEILGVEGVARAGDAFDARLIRHLAAPGLGLGSLRRTAFGRELPMPTWIFEDVERWDRLSFLKTRETQETLRALEHEALEPEKIAALRHLVEDDLGFQLHGAVERTKRALSAHGEADFAFRDPPVALAAQVGRPAMEAWIAPELEAIAACVDRVLAAGGVDRRDVDVVFLTGGSAFVPAVRRIFAARFGAERLRGGEELTTVATGLALRAARPDA
- a CDS encoding DUF4412 domain-containing protein; translated protein: MRHLATAALLALVTALPALADDLVIKQRTTMGSGGEQRTREETQYVTDTLVVVESPDSRTLVDLDGERMTIADKDKKSYFEITFAELQKQGEAVQKKMAELPPEARQQMEGMFGKGEPVVVTPTGKTEKIAGYTAKEYALKGGPFSGTVWSTEDMPVPVAMTKWRELSSKSAAHQGPAEQLTKALAQIKGVPLRTTLTTRMGGGELLNATEVLEISKASPPADVKKIPDGFTQTPAPRLE
- a CDS encoding alpha/beta hydrolase, with the protein product MSDVLTPTEPLVPSDGISLAAWTAGPPGGPLALLVHANSLCATTLTELARPLAATHRVVAWDIRGHGRSSVPADLDAYAWERFADDLTGVVRRLGPVDLVACHSFTGSCALVAGAKSPGLFRRLVLMDPVLLPADPERAAALARGTREKAPRTFPGPIDEAVATLRRNRLFARCTEESVRHYVEDGMLLGADGTRTLRCSRDVEAAVYERRLGGERLVEAAGAGRIPVLLLHAEERRVVELAPTERRYAEQVVAASPGSTLTEVAGVGHFMPLEAPERTAELILAWGR
- the msrA gene encoding peptide-methionine (S)-S-oxide reductase MsrA, whose protein sequence is MAYGSAKLRLPTPEEALPGRAARMRVPAKHYVLGTPLEPPYPGGMQQVQLGMGCFWGAEKMFWQTPGVYSTSVGYSGGVTPNPTYEEVCSGRTGHAEVVLVVHDPTQVSFDDLLKVFWEGHDPTQGMRQGNDVGTQYRSSLYWTTEAQREAAEASLAAYQAALAKAGLGTITTELRPAPTFYWAEEDHQQYLAKNPWGYCGHGGTGVACPVGLGVAQ
- a CDS encoding MFS transporter, with translation MSRTQAIARAREAATAPLTAGLVLTVAAVAFEALAVPTVMPAVVGELGDLDAYGWMFSAFFLANVVASVAAGQGIDRLGPLPPFAAGMGLFALGLGAAGSATGTPTLIAARAIQGLGGGALWAVVYAVVARAYPADARPRMLAVLSTAWVVPGLVGPALAGVAADHLGWRVIFVGLIPLLGVATALAVPALRRVPRAVPTEADTARRVAAAVVLAAGVVLLLVGLERRGPLLPCLAGGVLLALAGLRPLMPPGVFTLAPGLPAAIVVVGLVCVAFFGAEPGVPLLATALLGQSATAAGLALTGATLTWTAGAWLQARLVRTRSRRALVASGCAVIALGVAAAAASAAGSASIAFVWGAWSLAGLGMGLTHATVSLIVLEEAPEGGEGTASAAMQLANVIGAALGAGVLGAMVATANDTREGLVRGFAAVGAAAVLATAAARRLPASPARSSDAA
- a CDS encoding transglutaminase family protein produces the protein MNYRVTHTTTYHYEDVVSVCHNELRLTPRSGRSQTARRTQLLVDPAPAVLASHLDVFGNVVSFVAVQEPHRKLVVTAKSDVEVTARPPLDPDDAPPWEQVRDRIRTDRTAEGLSAYQFVFPSPQVTWGEELVDWARVSFRAGRSLLDATLDLVHRVHADFAYDPHATTVSTPVAEVFAARRGVCQDFAHLAIACVRAMGLPARYVSGYILTTPPEGQERLVGADASHAWLGVYIPGGGWIDVDPTNDCIAGEQHVTLAWGRDYGDVAPLRGVVLGGGAHTMQVSVDVVPAPERAA